The stretch of DNA ttacagtgattatatttctataatgttatatgtttggcaatgATTCTTTTAACCCTAGGAAGACGTATCAtagccatattccaggatgacaatgccAATATTCATCAGGGTTAAAATTAAGAAGAGAGTTCAGAGAGCATAAAGAataattttcacacatgaattggcatcTCTGAGTCCTGACTTTAACCTCagtgaaagtctttgggatgtgctggaggagatcTTACAGAGTGCAGGACTCTTGCACTGACAATACAAGattttgaccaaaaattgattcatttcttgatggaaataacatttatttccattaagAGGTGCATTAACTTTTGGTCAagatctaaaaataaataaattacaaaaacttTGAGTCAAAGTTATTTTCTGTTGAGATCAACATAGTGCCACAAATGTTGTAAATAGAGATAAACATCTACTGAACCTGGAACATCCCTTTGATTATGATTAACAATTAACTTGAACTACTTATTTATCTGAAGCAATATAAATCAAATACAAAAGACAGTAAATCAGGACACTATAAAAGGAACATGAGAGGCTGTGAGGATGACAGAGCAAGAGCTGGAAACAAACATCAGTGAAGAATGAAGGCTTTAGTATGTATAATGCTGCTGTTGGAAACCTTTGTGTTTGTCGTCCAGCAGCAGGTAGATGGAGGACTCAATGAGAAGGAGATCAGTCAACAGATCAGCTCTGAGGACGGAAGACAGAATCCACCTCAAACAGACACTTTGAGAGCTGAAGCTTCAACTGACAGACAACAATACTGTGATCTGGGCATCCCTGACATCCATGCAGCACtgagagaactgaccgccaccgttacagagcagaaagaaaagaacagagaactgaccgccaccgttacagaacTGAGGGATGAGATGAACAAGAAAAATGAAGGTACTTCACCAAAACATTCACTCTTTTATCAATGATCCTCAGAGTAAAACACCAATGCAATACATTGAATAGTGTAAATGTTAGTGTAAAGTTGAGTGTATACTGTGTAAATTGTGTTATCTATTACAATAATCAGTGTAAATGTCATTTAACAGAATCTttattccttcacagaaatttCAAATCTTACTCTGAGTCAAGTGGAGTTGAGAAAGGAAAATAGAGGTGAAAGTGTGCTTGAATGATGTTAAATTCAGTGTATTCATTCTCAGTGTAATACagtaatatatcacaatattgctTATGTTTTTCAATAACAGACAGAGAAATAGCTTTTTCAGCTGGACTAATGCAATCTGGCAGTGGATATTTTGGTCCTTTTACCACTGAAATCACACTAACCTACAGGAACGTCTTCACAAACATAGGGAACGCCTACAACCCAATTACAGGTAATTATCAATGAAATGGAGTCATAAAACTCAGTTTATAGTAATGAAAACCTTCTGCTCCATTCAGACCTCTCTGCAGTTGTGTAATGTGAA from Chanodichthys erythropterus isolate Z2021 chromosome 8, ASM2448905v1, whole genome shotgun sequence encodes:
- the LOC137025189 gene encoding uncharacterized protein, which encodes MLLLETFVFVVQQQVDGGLNEKEISQQISSEDGRQNPPQTDTLRAEASTDRQQYCDLGIPDIHAALRELTATVTEQKEKNRELTATVTELRDEMNKKNEEISNLTLSQVELRKENRDREIAFSAGLMQSGSGYFGPFTTEITLTYRNVFTNIGNAYNPITGIFTAPLKGAYMFRINVTGRRGIHSSASIYKNGEKVVSGHDEQAQDWLNSSNGVVLILEAGDVVYVRLWSGRRLYDSVNNYNTFSGFLLFPLREDDVCRM